A single window of Streptomyces griseoviridis DNA harbors:
- a CDS encoding aldehyde dehydrogenase family protein, with amino-acid sequence MATLTPTDPPTSTPAPTPPPTLTLKAGTAWSDAWSRCLAVAPEAFRDDHVLNLWGAAWRPGGRTLPAVSPVDGTPVAGPPRLDGDTAHRAVRAALDQHRAWRHVPLAERRARVTATLDALTEHRDLLALLLVREIGKPWRSARADVDRAVDGVRWYVDGIERMVAGRAPLDGPVSNIASWNYPMSVLVHSLLVQALAGNAVIAKTPTDGGLACLTLAGALAAREGIPVTLVSGGGGELSRALVRSPEIGCVSFVGGRDTGAAVATAVADLGTRHVLEQEGLNTWGIWNYSDWPAFTAVVPRLFDYGKQRCTAYPRIVVQRRLFDAFLAAYLPAVRTLRVGHPLAVEHPDDPYPELDLGPVINAAKAAELRAQVTDAVERGAVPLHRADPATARFLPGQDTSAYVQPVTLLNSPPSSPLHHAEPFGPVDTVVLVDTEAELLAAMNASNGALVATLSTDDRATFDRLAPQIRAFKVGHGSPRSRGDRDELFGGLGASWRGAFVGGELLVRAVTRGPRGERLPGNFPEYHLMP; translated from the coding sequence ATGGCAACCCTCACCCCGACCGACCCACCGACCTCGACCCCCGCCCCGACGCCACCCCCGACGCTCACCCTCAAAGCGGGCACCGCCTGGTCCGACGCCTGGAGCCGCTGCCTCGCCGTCGCCCCCGAGGCGTTCCGGGACGACCACGTCCTCAACCTCTGGGGCGCGGCCTGGCGGCCGGGCGGAAGAACCCTGCCCGCCGTCAGCCCGGTCGACGGCACCCCCGTCGCCGGTCCGCCACGGCTCGACGGCGACACCGCCCACCGGGCGGTCCGCGCCGCCCTCGACCAGCACCGCGCCTGGCGGCACGTCCCGCTCGCCGAACGGCGGGCCCGGGTCACGGCCACCCTCGACGCCCTCACCGAACACCGAGACCTCCTCGCGCTGCTGCTGGTCCGGGAGATCGGCAAGCCCTGGCGGTCGGCGCGGGCCGACGTGGACCGGGCCGTCGACGGCGTGCGCTGGTACGTCGACGGCATCGAACGGATGGTCGCCGGACGGGCCCCGCTGGACGGTCCTGTATCCAACATCGCGAGCTGGAACTACCCGATGAGCGTGCTCGTTCACTCACTGCTGGTACAGGCACTGGCGGGCAACGCGGTCATCGCCAAGACCCCGACCGACGGCGGTCTCGCGTGCCTCACCCTGGCCGGCGCGCTCGCCGCGCGTGAGGGAATCCCGGTGACCCTCGTCAGCGGCGGCGGAGGCGAGCTGTCCCGCGCGCTGGTGCGCTCGCCCGAGATCGGCTGCGTCTCCTTCGTCGGCGGCCGTGACACCGGGGCCGCTGTCGCCACCGCCGTGGCGGACCTCGGCACCCGGCACGTACTCGAACAGGAAGGACTGAACACCTGGGGCATCTGGAACTATTCGGACTGGCCAGCGTTCACGGCCGTCGTCCCCCGACTCTTCGACTACGGCAAACAGCGTTGCACGGCCTACCCGCGCATCGTCGTGCAACGGCGGCTGTTCGACGCGTTCCTGGCCGCGTACCTCCCGGCGGTCCGCACGCTCAGGGTCGGCCACCCGCTGGCCGTCGAGCACCCCGACGACCCGTACCCGGAGCTGGACCTCGGGCCGGTGATCAACGCGGCCAAGGCGGCGGAGCTGCGCGCACAGGTCACCGACGCCGTCGAACGCGGCGCCGTCCCGCTGCACCGCGCGGACCCGGCGACGGCGCGCTTCCTGCCCGGCCAGGACACCTCGGCCTACGTCCAGCCGGTCACCCTGCTCAATTCGCCCCCGTCCTCACCGCTGCACCACGCGGAGCCGTTCGGCCCGGTCGACACCGTCGTGCTGGTCGACACGGAGGCGGAGCTGCTGGCCGCGATGAACGCCTCGAACGGCGCGCTGGTGGCCACCCTGTCCACCGACGACCGGGCCACCTTCGACCGGCTCGCCCCGCAGATCAGGGCGTTCAAGGTCGGCCACGGCAGCCCCCGCTCCCGAGGCGACCGCGACGAACTGTTCGGCGGCCTCGGCGCGTCCTGGCGCGGCGCGTTCGTCGGCGGTGAACTCCTCGTCCGCGCGGTGACGCGGGGACCGCGGGGGGAACGGTTGCCGGGGAACTTCCCGGAGTACCACCTGATGCCGTGA
- the sucD gene encoding succinate--CoA ligase subunit alpha has protein sequence MAIYLTEKSKILVQGMTGAEGMRHTRRMLAAGTDVVGGVNPRKAGRTVDVDGRALPVFGTVREGIDATGADVTVVFVPPAFAGAAVMEAADAGIGLAVVITEGVPIHDAVAFHAHARSRGTRVIGPNCPGLITPGRSNAGIIPADITKPGRIGLVSKSGTLTYQLMHELRDVGFSTCVGIGGDPVVGTTHIDCLTAFQDDPDTELIVLIGEIGGDAEERAAAHIRDHVTKPVVAYIAGFTAPEGRTMGHAGAIVSGSSGTARAKKEALEAAGVRVGQTPTETAGLVLAHLEGGMRTAIV, from the coding sequence ATGGCCATCTATCTCACCGAGAAGAGCAAGATCCTCGTCCAGGGCATGACAGGCGCCGAAGGCATGCGGCACACCCGGCGCATGCTCGCCGCCGGCACGGACGTCGTCGGCGGCGTCAACCCGCGCAAGGCGGGCCGCACGGTCGACGTCGACGGCCGTGCCCTCCCCGTCTTCGGCACCGTGCGCGAGGGCATCGACGCCACCGGCGCCGACGTCACGGTCGTCTTCGTGCCGCCCGCCTTCGCCGGAGCGGCCGTCATGGAGGCAGCCGACGCCGGGATCGGCCTCGCCGTCGTCATCACCGAAGGCGTCCCCATCCACGACGCCGTCGCCTTCCACGCCCACGCGAGGTCCAGGGGCACGCGCGTCATCGGCCCCAACTGCCCCGGCCTCATCACGCCAGGCCGCTCCAACGCGGGCATCATCCCCGCCGACATCACCAAGCCAGGACGGATCGGCCTCGTCTCCAAATCGGGCACCCTCACCTACCAACTCATGCACGAGCTGCGCGACGTCGGCTTCTCGACCTGCGTCGGCATCGGCGGCGACCCCGTCGTCGGCACCACCCACATCGACTGCCTCACCGCCTTCCAGGACGACCCCGACACCGAACTGATCGTCCTCATCGGAGAGATCGGCGGCGACGCGGAGGAACGCGCCGCCGCCCACATCCGCGACCACGTCACCAAGCCGGTCGTCGCCTACATCGCCGGATTCACCGCCCCCGAGGGCAGGACGATGGGTCACGCGGGCGCCATCGTCTCCGGCTCGTCGGGCACCGCCCGCGCGAAGAAGGAGGCGCTGGAGGCGGCAGGCGTACGGGTCGGCCAGACACCGACGGAGACGGCGGGGCTCGTCCTCGCGCACCTCGAAGGTGGGATGCGCACGGCGATCGTTTGA
- the sucC gene encoding ADP-forming succinate--CoA ligase subunit beta — MDLYEHQARQLFDAHGIVVPRAEVTDSPTEARAMARGLGGRVVVKAQVRTGGRGKAGGVRFAADPAAAELTARRILGMNIDGHQVRTVMLAQPVAVESEFYVSYVLDRTAGTFLAIASAEGGTDIEEVAAAHPEAVARVPVDPAEGVTSAKAREIADAAGLPPQTVDVLVRLWQVLVREDALLVEVNPLVRTEEGRIVALDGKVTLDDNARFRHARWRGPDAEPEDTLEAKAAAKGLTYVKLDGEVGVIGNGAGLVMSTLDVVAGCGARPANFLDIGGGASARVMADGLSVILSDPDVRAVLVNVFGGITACDAVAEGIVTALDTVRLTRPLVVRLDGNNAARGRAVLDARAHPLIEQATTMDGAARRAARLATTA, encoded by the coding sequence ATGGACCTGTACGAGCACCAGGCAAGGCAACTCTTCGACGCGCACGGCATCGTGGTACCGAGGGCCGAGGTCACCGACTCGCCCACGGAGGCCCGCGCGATGGCCCGCGGCCTCGGCGGCCGGGTCGTGGTCAAAGCGCAGGTGAGGACCGGTGGACGAGGCAAGGCGGGCGGAGTGAGGTTCGCCGCCGACCCCGCCGCGGCGGAACTGACGGCACGCCGCATCCTCGGCATGAACATCGACGGGCACCAGGTCCGCACCGTGATGCTGGCCCAGCCCGTCGCCGTCGAGAGCGAGTTCTACGTCTCGTACGTCCTCGACCGCACGGCCGGAACCTTTCTCGCGATCGCCTCCGCCGAGGGCGGCACGGACATTGAGGAGGTCGCCGCGGCCCACCCCGAGGCCGTGGCCCGGGTCCCCGTCGACCCCGCCGAGGGCGTCACCTCGGCGAAGGCACGCGAGATCGCCGACGCGGCGGGACTGCCCCCGCAGACCGTCGACGTCCTGGTACGGCTCTGGCAGGTACTGGTCCGCGAGGACGCCCTCCTCGTCGAGGTCAACCCGCTGGTGCGCACCGAAGAGGGCCGGATCGTCGCTCTTGACGGCAAGGTCACCCTCGACGACAACGCCCGCTTCCGGCACGCGCGGTGGAGAGGCCCCGACGCCGAACCCGAGGACACCCTGGAGGCGAAGGCCGCCGCCAAGGGCCTCACCTACGTGAAACTCGACGGCGAGGTCGGCGTCATCGGCAACGGCGCGGGACTCGTCATGTCCACCCTCGACGTGGTCGCGGGCTGCGGCGCCCGCCCCGCCAACTTCCTCGACATCGGCGGCGGCGCCTCCGCCAGGGTCATGGCCGACGGACTGTCCGTGATCCTCTCCGACCCGGACGTCAGAGCCGTCCTCGTCAACGTCTTCGGCGGCATCACCGCCTGCGACGCCGTCGCCGAGGGCATCGTCACGGCGCTCGACACCGTCCGGCTGACCAGACCGCTCGTCGTCCGCCTCGACGGCAACAACGCGGCCCGCGGCCGGGCCGTCCTCGACGCCCGCGCCCATCCGCTGATCGAGCAGGCCACCACCATGGACGGCGCCGCCCGCCGGGCCGCCCGACTCGCGACCACCGCCTAG
- a CDS encoding helix-turn-helix domain-containing protein, with product MTFMEFDTVGLPREQRFDWWCEVVGAGVAPTRITSDEASDFTGSIGSLGMGRIQLTTMAFPTVQSERTAQLVRRGDPETYELTLVLGGSMEVSQRRNEARLSAGDFAVWTSSRPYRGRAVSGPGVGSARAIILHLPREMLPVPEARMDRLLACAVSGRTGMGRVLADHLTSVAREASALAPLDSPRLGLASLDLAAGLFAAQADALDRLPPETRHQVLLARIDLFVQDHLGDLQLGPGAIAAHHHISVRLLHRLFRDRGETVSTMIRRRRLERCHADLADPRLLAVPVHAIGARWGMGAPDRFSRAFRAAYGLPPGEHRRRTLGMCGRTTTASGPADIGPGVGCQLTSGPVPRSASRDKPSCAPCQ from the coding sequence ATGACGTTCATGGAGTTCGACACGGTGGGGCTGCCGCGGGAGCAGCGCTTCGACTGGTGGTGCGAGGTGGTCGGCGCGGGTGTGGCGCCCACCAGGATCACCAGCGACGAGGCTTCGGACTTCACGGGGAGCATCGGGTCCCTCGGGATGGGGCGGATCCAGCTGACGACGATGGCTTTCCCCACGGTCCAGTCGGAGCGCACCGCGCAGCTCGTCCGCCGGGGGGACCCGGAGACCTATGAACTCACCCTGGTTCTGGGCGGTTCCATGGAGGTTTCCCAGCGTCGCAACGAGGCTCGGTTGTCCGCCGGCGACTTCGCCGTCTGGACGTCTTCGCGGCCCTACCGGGGCCGGGCCGTGAGCGGGCCTGGCGTCGGCTCCGCGCGGGCGATCATCCTGCACCTGCCGAGAGAGATGCTCCCTGTTCCCGAGGCCAGGATGGACCGGTTGCTCGCGTGTGCCGTATCGGGGCGAACCGGTATGGGCCGCGTCCTCGCTGACCACCTCACCTCGGTCGCCCGGGAGGCGTCCGCGCTGGCCCCCCTGGACAGCCCGCGTCTGGGTCTGGCGAGTCTGGACCTGGCCGCGGGACTGTTCGCCGCCCAGGCTGATGCGCTGGACCGCCTCCCTCCGGAAACGCGGCACCAAGTGCTGCTGGCCCGCATCGACCTCTTCGTCCAGGACCACCTGGGCGATCTCCAGCTCGGTCCCGGCGCCATCGCGGCACACCACCACATCTCCGTACGGCTCCTTCACCGGCTCTTCCGCGACCGGGGCGAGACGGTGTCGACGATGATCCGACGGCGCCGACTGGAGCGATGCCACGCGGACCTCGCCGACCCGAGGCTGCTGGCCGTCCCCGTGCACGCCATCGGCGCGCGATGGGGCATGGGCGCTCCGGACCGCTTCAGCCGCGCGTTCCGCGCCGCCTACGGCCTCCCGCCCGGCGAACACCGCCGCAGGACCCTGGGTATGTGTGGTCGGACGACCACGGCGTCGGGGCCGGCTGACATCGGGCCCGGCGTCGGGTGCCAACTGACATCGGGGCCGGTTCCTCGTAGTGCGTCCAGGGACAAGCCTTCATGCGCTCCATGCCAATGA